The Haloferax volcanii DS2 DNA segment TGTATCGCTTGCAGGCTGAGCATCGTGTTTTGGACCCGCGACGCCAGCACTACCGGCACTGTCGCGTCGAACCGACGGATACCTTTGACCGCTTCGATGCCCTCGAACGCCGGCGGGGCGTGGAGGCAGATAACCAGATGCACCGGTCTCTCGGTCAATCGCTCGAACAACTCCCGACTCGACCCTACGAACTCGACGTTCACGTCGCGCTCTCTCGCCCCCAACCCCTCGGGCTGCGGGCCGTAAGCGAGGATGCGCGGCGTCGCCGCTATGCTAGTCTCGGACACGCATTCGACTGTTCGTCGAGAGGGTATTTGACAGTTTCTCCGACCCGAGTCCACGCCGGACGCCGACGGCGGTCGCGCTCGGCGTCGGACCGCGGGACCGGCGGGAGCTATCGTCGAGGCGGTCGGGTCAGAACAGCGAGTCGAGGCGGTCGTCGACGACGGCCTCCGTTCCGTCCTCGCGGTCGGCGGCGTCGCTCGCGATCCGTTCGCGGCGGTTCTGCTCGGCTTCGACGGCGGTCGACCGAATTTCGGCCACGCGGTCGCTCCGCGACACGTCGCCGAGGAGGACCAGCACGCCGACGTGGTTCGACTCCGAAAGCGGGTAGTCGCCCCCGCGGACCTCCATGCTCCCGGTCTGTTCTTCGACCCACGTCCGACTCCGCTCGACGGCCTTCCGGTTGAGCCACTCGGGCGGGCCGCTGACGACGACCAGCCCGCGGGAGGCGGAGTCGACGTCGCACGGGAGGGTGAGCTGTCCGAGCACAGCCTTCCGCGTCTGGGTCGTGATGCGGTTGATGGAGTCGAGTTCGTCCGTCGACGACGAATCCCCGCCCAAGAGCCCCTTGATGCTGAACCCGCCGCCGCCGTCGCTCTCGGGGAGTTCGCTTGCCGCGTAGCCGATCGTCGAGATGCCGCCGCCGCGGAGGGTGTTGATGACCTCCGAAGAGTCGACGACGCTCTCGGCGACCGTCCCCGACTCGGCCACTTCGCCCGAGGCGAAGAGGATGCCGAGGCGTCGCACGAGCACCTCGTTCATCGTGTCGTGGGCCTGCGCGACGTCCTCGCCGCTTTCGGCCCACGCCCCGTTGTCGAACGCGAAGACGTGGTCGGTCACGTCTACCAACGCCTTGAGCGACCGCGCGGCGTTGCGCGAGTACAGCGCGCCCTCGTCGGCGGCGGGGAGGATGCCGACGCCGTAGATGGGCTGTTCGTAGATGCGGTTGAGATGCTTTGCGAGCACGGGGGCCGCGCCGCTGCCCGTCCCGCCGCCGAGACCCGCGAAGATGAGAAACGCGTCGGCCGTGGAAGTCGGCGCGCCGTCGGTGCCCCGCAGAAGCTGTCGGCTGTCGCGCTCGGCGAGTTCGGCGGCGAGTTCATTGTCCGCGCCGACGCCGTGACCGCTCACCTCGTCCGCGCCGAAGAGAATACGGTTTTCCTCGGGAACGAGGTCGA contains these protein-coding regions:
- a CDS encoding response regulator; translated protein: MSETSIAATPRILAYGPQPEGLGARERDVNVEFVGSSRELFERLTERPVHLVICLHAPPAFEGIEAVKGIRRFDATVPVVLASRVQNTMLSLQAIQSQVTWSVGLAGDESVEEALSDLVVDASEWLEKQAA
- a CDS encoding tubulin/FtsZ family protein, with translation MKVLCFGMGQAGGNVLDALLRYEQRTNADYVVDAVAYNTASADLRGLDLVPEENRILFGADEVSGHGVGADNELAAELAERDSRQLLRGTDGAPTSTADAFLIFAGLGGGTGSGAAPVLAKHLNRIYEQPIYGVGILPAADEGALYSRNAARSLKALVDVTDHVFAFDNGAWAESGEDVAQAHDTMNEVLVRRLGILFASGEVAESGTVAESVVDSSEVINTLRGGGISTIGYAASELPESDGGGGFSIKGLLGGDSSSTDELDSINRITTQTRKAVLGQLTLPCDVDSASRGLVVVSGPPEWLNRKAVERSRTWVEEQTGSMEVRGGDYPLSESNHVGVLVLLGDVSRSDRVAEIRSTAVEAEQNRRERIASDAADREDGTEAVVDDRLDSLF